One region of Desulfitobacterium chlororespirans DSM 11544 genomic DNA includes:
- a CDS encoding helix-turn-helix transcriptional regulator, which yields MKNRLEEIRKQRGIRQEELAAALAVSRQTIGSLENGRYNPSIILAFKIARFFGMSIEEIFIYEEEEYDEK from the coding sequence GTGAAGAATCGGTTGGAAGAAATACGCAAGCAGCGCGGCATTCGGCAGGAAGAGCTGGCCGCCGCCCTGGCGGTATCCAGGCAAACCATCGGCTCGCTGGAAAATGGGCGCTACAATCCATCCATTATACTGGCTTTCAAGATCGCCCGGTTTTTCGGAATGAGCATCGAAGAGATTTTTATCTATGAAGAGGAGGAGTACGATGAAAAATGA